The Acidobacteriota bacterium region CGTCGGCGCACCCCCGCGTCCTGCGCCCGCCCTATCGCCGCATCCATCTCTTTTCGATGGCCCAGGAAGCGCACGTAGACGAAAGATGAGGTGAAAACCTCGCCGCGGGCGGCCAGTTTCGGGAGCGGATCCATCGTATAGTAGTCGATGAATACGAGCGAGACGCTCCGGCCGCGCAGGAGGTCCAGCAGCGGCGGCCGGACCCACAGGGGGTTCCGGATCTCGATCCCCCACCGGAATCCGGACGGGAGGAGCGGGAGAAAGCGTTTCAACCTCCGGACGAAATCCTCGCCGGTCCGGTATTCCTGCGGGTCCTTCCCCTTGGCGACATAGGGGAACTGCAGGATCATCGGCCCCAGCCGACTCCCCAGGCCCGACATCACGGAGATGAACTCCTTCAGCTCCGTCTCGCACCCCTCCAGGTACTTGTCATGGCTGATGACCCTGGGGACCTTCGCCGAGAAGATGAATCCCGCGGGCGTCTTCGTCTTCCAGCTTTCCACCGTTTTACGGCTCGGCGTGCGGTACCAGGTGGAGTCCACTTCCACCGTCTGCAGCTTTTCCGAATAGGCCCGGATCATCTCGCCGGGATCCACGGAATCGGGATAGAAGGAGCCGCACCAGTCCGTGGAACTCCAGCTCGAAGTCCCCACATGCAGATTGGGCGGAAAGGGTGCCGGCATCAGGCTTGCGGCTTCGCCCGCGGCGGCAGGAAGGCGAGAATCGACTGGCGTCGTGCCACGTATCCTTTGGGCGTCAGTGCCAGCAGCCCCATCCTGACCAGGGCATTGACGTCGCGCGAAAGGGTCTTGGCGGTCCTGAGGGCATATGCCCTGGCCAGGCGCGGTGATATTTCCGGCAGTTTCGCCATGGGAACCGGCTCCTGCCTCCGCGACAGGTCCAGCACCAGATGACGTTGACGCTGCTGGCTGGGATTGCCTCTGTCCCGGAAGAGCTCGTGCACGTAGTTTCGCCAGGCAACGTCCCACTGCTGGTTCCAGATGGTTTCCAATTGGCCCTGGAGCCCGTCCAGAAAACCCTGGATGGCATAGGCCACGAAGGAGGTCACCTCGCCTCCCGATCTGCCGGCGTGGTCCAACTGGCGGTAATACTCGGTCCGGGTCTGGTTGTAATGGTTGCTCGGCAGGTGCGCGGCCGGCGCCGGCACGCCCGAACGGATGAGGATTTCGAACTCCACCAGCCGTGCGGTGCGCCCGTTGCCATCTCCGAAGGGATGAATCCAGGCGATGTACAGATGCGCGAGGATGGCCTTCAACGTTGCGAATGCGATCTCCATTCCCTTCTGCGGCCGGAAGTCCGGCCCGTTCAGCCATTGGCACAACCGGTCCAGCAGATATTCGCAGTCTTCCGCCGGCGCGCCCCGGTATTTGCCCACCAGGACGGAATGGGTGCGAAGCTGACCCGGTTGCACCCCTTCCTCCAGTTTCAAATTTGCCAGCACTTCCCGGTTGTGTGCCTGGATGGCCGCCGCCGAGAGCGGCTCGCCCCCGCCTGTCGCCACATCGTCCAGGATGCGGTTGCAGGCGGCAAGAACGTTGTCGATTTCCTGCTTCTGGTACTCCAGCGAGGGCGGCACCTCCAGGTTGCCGTCCAGATGCCTGCGGACCTGGTCTTCGGTGAGCGTGTTGCCCTCGATGGCCGTCGTAGCGGCGATCCCCTTCGCCAGAAACAGCTTGTAGAGCTCTTCCGCCGTCGAAGGACGTAGCGGCACCCGTGCGATATGCTCGCACTTCGACTGGCATTCCCCCAGCGCCATCCAGGTGGACGGCGACAGACCGTGCAGGTCCGCCTGGAATTTCAGCCAAGGGTGGGTCTTCTCGTATGTCCTCATTGATGTCCTATGTATAACCAATACTCATAATATATAACGGAGAATATGTCTTCTTCAATGTCCAAGTCTGAGATCCACTGTTGCCTTATCGAGCGTACTGCGCGACGGAACGGTTTATGGGCGATTCCGAACCATGAGCGGGAATTCGAGGAGGCCCGCTGCGGCCGGCCTCCTTCATGGATTCTATCCCAGCTTTTTCATGCTTTCCATCGGGTTCAAATTGAGCTCGAGGCGCTCGATGATCGCGGCGAGCCGTTTTTGCCTGCCTTGGTCGGTCTTGGCGCCCAGAAAATACGACCTGGCGTAGGTTCTGCGCGCGGAGGGCGTCATCTTCACGAAATTCGCGTAGGCGCTGCCATGAGCTTTCAGCATATCCTCGAACGACCGTACCTGGTCGTCGGTCAGGGCGCCCGGTTTCGGTGCGGTCCAGCGTCCGTTTTGTCGGGCGATCTGGACCTTCGCCCGGCCGAAATCGGTCATCAGGCCCAGCGACTCGAGCTTTTGGACGAGGCCTTTGTTTTTGTCCGACCAGTGGCTCGCGACGTCGCGCTGCTTGAAATATTTCACGTACGTATCGTCGTCGACACTCCGTATCTGGCCATCGATCCAGCCGAAGCAGAGAGCTTCCTCCAGGGCTTCGTCCGCCCTGATGGTTTCCACCCTGGAGGTTTTGCCGAAGACCAGCCAGACGCCTTCACCGGCCAGGGCGTTTTTCGTCAGCCATTTCCTGAACTGCGCGCGGTTTTTGAACAGCATCCGGTTCATGAGGCTCCTCATCGTCATGGGCGGGTCATGGGCGGCATGCAATAGCATATCGCTTTTGAAGGGAAGGGGATATGCGAAAACATAAAAATGCGGGCGAATATGCAATAAACATGTCCCGACGTCTTGAGGAGGGCGGCCGCGGGTTTCCTGGTGATGGTGGGAGTTGGTAGCGACGGGTGGAATCGAACCACCGACCTTGGGGTTATGAATCCCACGCTCTAACCGACTGAGCTACGTCGCCACAAGATCGAAGCCCGGATCGGGGGCGGGGGTGACCCGGGGCCCGGCAATCCGGCAGGCCACTCATTTTGCTGACTTCCGCGCCGCTTTTCAAGTCCAAATCGCGCCGGGCGCGGGGCCCGGTGTCGCCCCCGCCTGTAGCGTTCGCCCGACGCGGGGCGTAATGAAAGCCGAAAGGCGGGCATGACCCGCGATCACACTGAAATTGCCGATCGCCGGACCGGGCGGACGGGGCGGGAGCAGGGCCGGAGGGCCGTCGCCGTGTGGCGCCCGGGACGGGCCAGGGGGGGGAGCATGGCGGACGAGGCCTGGACCTGGAAGGTCCCGGAAGCGAGCGCGCAGATCAAGCGCGAGATGACGCGGCAGGATGCCTTCGACCGGGTTTCGGGGCGGGCGATATTCACGAGGGACATCGCGCTGCCGGGGATGCTGTACGCCAAGATCCTCGTCTCCCCGCGCGCGCACGCGCGCATCGTGAAGATGGATGTCACCCGGGCGAAGGAGCTCCCGGGGGTGCGCGACATCCTGACCTGGGACGACCCCGACATCGCCTCCGACAGCGGGACCGGGGCCGACATCTCCGCGAGCTACAGCATCCTGACCCTGCCCGGGACGGCCGATTTCTACCAGCACCCCATGGGGGTGGCCGTGGCGGCCGACAGCGAGGAGATCTGCGATCGCGCGCTGGGGCTCGTCGAGGTCGAGTGGGAGGAGCTCCCCTTCCTCCTCGACATGGAGGAGGCGGCCGGGGAGGACGCCCCGAAGATCATGCCCGAGGTGCGGCGCATGATGCCGTTTTTTCCCGGGGCGGGGGCCAAGCGCGGGCCCAACGTGATCGGGAGCGAGGACCGGAAGATCGGCGACCTCGAAAAGGGGTTCGCCGAGGCGGACAAGGTCCTGGAGTACACCATCCGCAGGGAGATGAACACCCCGGCGGGGGTGGAGGCGATGGTGTGCGTGGCCCAGTGGAAGGAGGGGGGCCTGGACCTCTGGGTCCACCACCAGGCCAACCCGCAGAGCGATCTGAGTTCCCCCCGCGGCATGGGGGGGATGGGGATGTTCCCCTTCGGGGGTGCCCGAGGAGAGCCCGCCTTCACCCACTGGTCCAAAATCAGGGTCACCTTCCCCTACCAGGGTTCCTGGTACGGGGGGCTGGCCTGGCTCGCCTACAGCAACTCCTTCGTGCGCCTGGCCGCCGTGCTGGCCCGGCGCGCGGCCGGCCGGCCGGTGAAACTCCTCTACGACGAGAGCGGCTTCTACTGCGGCGGGGACGAGGCGGGGACTTACCGCTGCAAGGTGGGGGCGAAAAGGGACGGGACGATCACGGCCTTTCACTGGCACATGACCGGGGCGCGCAACCCGGCGGTGGACAAGACCTACGAGTGCACCAAAATCCCCAACATCCGGGGGTCCCAGACCTGGCCGCTGACCAACAAGGGTTTCCAGGAGTGCTTCCGGCACGGGGCCGCCGCCTGCGTGCCCCACAACGTGATGTTCGACCTGGTGGCCGCCGAGTTCGGCCTCGACCCGACCGAGGTAGCCCTCCTGAACGACGGTTGCCAGGGGCACGACTGGGACTTCATTACCCGGTACCAGGAGGAGAACGGCTTCCCGCGGCGGCACAGCCTCAGGGAGGTCGTGGAGATGGGGAAGGAGGCGATCGACTGGGACCGGAAGTGGCACCCCCCGGCGGCGCGCCGCCTTCCGAGCGGGCGGATGCACGGGATGGGGTTCACCTCGATCAACGAATGGCACTGGGGCGCCGGGATGATGTCGTTCGTGAGCAACTCCCACGCCTGCCTGATGCTCCAGAACGGCAAAGTCACCATCGTCGGGCTGCGGTGCGACATGGGGATCGACACCGAGTCGGGCTACCGCCACTCGGTGGCCGCGGAAATCGGCCTCAAGTACGAGGACGTGCTCATCCAGGAGCGGAGGGTGGACAACGGGGCCTGGTCGCTGGCCCAGCCCGCGGGGTCGAGCGGGATGGTGAACGCGGCCAGCCAGCTCGTCCTCGCCGCCCGGGAGCTGAAGGGGAAGATCCTCGAGATCGCGGCGGCGACGGGCGCCATGCCGATGGGGTTCATGATGGGGGCGCCGGGCGGCGCGAAGACCCCGCAGGCCAAAAAGCCGGAGGACTTCGACATCCGGGACAGCATGATCTTCGAGAAGGCCGACCCCGAACGGAAGCGCCCCCTGGCCCAGGTGGCGGGGGGCTTCATGAGCCAGAGCCCGGTGGTGGCCCACCCCGAGGTCCGGCCCCCGATCGCCATGATGACGGAGATGATGGGCGGGGGGCGGAAGTATTACGTCATGGGGCGGCAGGCGCACTTCATCGAGGCCGAGGTGGACGTGGAGACGGGGAGGGTCCACGTTACGGGGATCGTGTGCGTCAACGACGTCGGCCACATCTTCAACCGCCGGGGGTGCGAGGCGCAGCAGTACGGCGGCGCCGTCATGGGGCTGGGCAAGAGCGCCACCGAGGAGAAGGTCTTCTGCCCCCGGACGGGGGTCGGGCTCAATTTCGACCTGGCCCACTATCATTTCGCCACGATGAACGATTACCCCGCCGTCCGCTGCCTGCTCAACGAGAGCCACCTCGGGTACGGGGCGTACGGATCGTTCGGGATCGGGGAGAACGTGGGGGCGGCGCTGGCGGCCATCACCTCGTCGGCCATCCACAACGCGACGGGGAAGTGGATCCTCGACCACCCCATCACGCCCGACAGGGTGCTGCGGGCGCTGGGGAAGATCTAGGCTCCTCCCTTCGGGTCCGTCACGGCGCGGGTGAGAAAGAAGGCGAGGCCCAGCACGATCAGGGCCCCGATCCCGGAAACCATCAGGAAGGTCGCCGTCATCGAGGACTGGGCGTCCAGGAGCGGCTTGTCCGAGATCCCGACGCACAGCATCCCCACCACGGCGCTCCGGCGGTTGCGCAGGGGCTCGCAGGCGGCCAGCTGGCGGCCTGACCCCTCGTGGACCCGGCCGAAAAAAGTCTTCCCCAGGGACAGGACGGTGCGCCCGATGTCGGCGTGGGCGCGCGTGCCGGCTTCCCCCTCCCCGTCCGGGGTCGCGGCGTTGGTCGCCACCCGCACGTCGCCCAGGTGGAGGGAAACGATCCCGTCGGACGCGTCGTCGGCGTGGCGCGCGCCGAACACGAAATCGCCGATCCGGGTCACGAGCCGGGTGTCGCGGTTGAGGAGGATCCCCCCGTAGAGCACTCCCTTGAAGCCGGAGCTGGTCTCCACCGGCGTCGCCGCGATCAGGGCCAGCCCGCTGTCGACCTCGGGCCGGGCGTCGGGGGAGGAATGGATCGGGACGCGGGCCTGCTGCGCCAGCGCCTGCCCCTCCCTGCGGAGCGACTCGGGCGGGAGCACCTCCGTCCCCGCCGAGGTTCCCCCGGACAGGGCGTTCTTGAGGTAATCGAGGATGGGGAGACGGTCGGCCCCGGGCTGCTCCAGATCCCTCTCGAGCGCCCGCAGCATCCTCGGACTCCGGGTGTCCACGAAGGTCAGGAAATGGAGGCGCTGTTCCTCGCGGATGCGCGCGAGAAGGCCGGGGACCGTCTCCCTCCCTCCCGGTTCCAGCGCCAGGGCCAGGCGCTCCGAGCGCGCCGCCCCCTGGACCGATTGCCGCACGGAGTCCCGCGCGAAGGCGTAGACCATCGAGGCGGACCGGAGGTCCTGGCGGAGCTGTTTGAGTTCCTCGTCCAGCATGGTCCGGGTGAGGATCCTGGACCCCATGAACGCGGCCAGGACGGTGCTCAGGATGGCGATCAGGATGAACCCGGCCGCAATCCTGGCGCGCAGGGACAGATTTCGAAGAAGCTTCGTCATGGTCGGAACTCGGCCCGGCGATCCGGGCATGTCCCGGGAATCCCTCAGGTATCAATCAAGATCGATATCCCGGGTGGGGCGGGTCACGGGCCGGCCCCGGTTCTGATCCAGCGATTCCTCGAATTTCCGCTCGAGCAGCTGCGAGTGGGACTCGAGGTCCGCGGCGCTCCGGCGGAAGACGGCCTCCCGCTCCTCCGCCTGCCGGCGCAGGAGTTCGGCCGCCTCCCCGAGGTCCAGGGAATTCTTTTTCGGGGGGGGGAGTTCGTGCCGGATCACCTTGCCGAGGTTCGGGTCGATGACGATGCGGGCGCCGCAACAGGGGCACTCGACGGAGATGCTGGGGTTCTGCCGGGACATGATTTCTCCTCCCAATTCCGGCCATTCTAACCCGGGCCGTCCAGCCCTGCCAAGATGAAACCTTTTTTCGAAACAGGTGTTGCCTCGTCAGTCAATCCAGATTATGGTTAAAGTTTTACCATGCCCGGCAGAGGGCTGGAACGTGCTGGAGGAAATCATGTCGGATCGCGGCGATGTCATCATCGCGCACCATCTCTGCAAGGGGTGCCGCCTTTGCGTCGTTTCCTGCCCCGCGAAGGTGCTTGAGCAGGGGACGGTGCTGAACCGACAGGGCTATAATGCGGCGGTCTACAAGGGGAGCGGGTGCACCGGGTGCGGCATCTGCTTTTACGTCTGCCCCGAGCCCGGGGCCATCACCGTGCGCGTGCGCACGCTGGGTGAGGGTAAGCCCGCAGCCTGAAAGGGTTTGTGGCTTACGCAGGAAGAGGCCCGAACAGGGGCCGGTTATCGATTCTGGAGGCGGCGCATGCGCCTGTTGATGAAGGGGAATGAAGCGGTGGTGCGCGGCGCGGTCGCCGCGGGGTGCAGGGCGTACTTCGGCTATCCGATCACCCCGGCGAGCGAAATCGCGGAAATGGCCTCTCTTCTCCTTCCCGATTCCGGGGGCGTCTTCGTCCCGGCCGAGAGCGAGATCGGCGCCATCCAGATGCTCTTCGGCGCCTCGTCGGCGGGCGCACGGGCCATGACCGCTTCCTCCGGCCCCGGCATCAGCCTGATGCAGGAGGGGATCTCCTACATGGCGGGCGCCCTGCTGCCGGGGGTGATCGTGGACGTGCAGCGGGCGGGGCCGGGGCTCGGGAACCTGGGCGTGGAACAGGGGGACTACCACCAGGTCGTCAAGGCCGGCGGGCACGGCTGCTACAGGACCCCCGTCTTCGCCCCCAACAGCGTCCAGGAAATGTGCGACCTCACGATCCATGCCTTCGACGTGGCCGACCGCTACCGCACCCCCGTGATGGTGCTGGCCGACGGGGCGCTCGGGCAGATGATGGAACCGGTCGAGATCACCGCCGGGGCCGCGGAGGCGCCGGAAAAGCCGTGGGCCGTGACCGGCACCGCCCGCACGCGTGGAAACCTGATCACCTCGATCCTGCTCGAGCACGAAAAACAGGAGATCCACATCACCGGGCTGGAAAAGACCTACGCGGAAATCGAGAGGAACGAGGTCCGGTGGGAGGAGATCCGGACGGAGGACGCCGAAATCCTCGTCGTCGCCTTCGGCATCAGCAGCCGCATCGCCCGCGCCGCGGTGGACATGGCCCGCGACCAGGGAGTCCGGGTGGGCCTGCTGCGCCCGATCAGCCTCCTCCCGTTTCCCGCCCGGCGGTTGCGCCAGCTGGCCGGCAAGGTGTACGCCATAATGGTGCTGGAGCTCAACAGCGGCCAGATGGTGGACGACGTCCGCCTGCACGTGGGCGGGATCACCCCGGTCGAACTGATGCGCCGGACCGGGGGGATGATGCCGGCGGCGGAGGAAGTGGCCGAAGCCCTCAGAAAGATGGAGAAAGAGTGTGTGGGAAACAAAGCATAGCCGATCCGCATCTTTTTACGACCGTTTCGAGCGCAAGGGGGGGGATACCGAAATCACCCACTATTGCCCCGGGTGCGGCCACGGGGTGCTGCAGAAGCTGATCGCGGAGGCTATCGACGATTTCGGCATCCAGGACCGGACCATCCTCGTCGGTTCGGTCGGCTGCTCCATCTTCATGTACTACTACCTCGACGTGGGCAATATCTCCTCCTCCCACGGCCGGGCCCCCGCCGTGGCGACCGGGGTCAAACGCGCGCGCCCGGAGGCGGTCGTATTCTGCTACCAGGGGGACGGCGACCTGGCCGCCATCGGGGGGAACGAGATTCTCCACGCGGCCAACCGCGGGGAATCGATCGCGGTCTTTTTCGTCAACAACGGCATCTACGGCATGACGGGGGGGCAGATGGCGCCCACGACCCCGCTCGGTGAGCGCACCACGACCTCCCCCAGGGGGCGTTCCTTCGAGGTCGAGGGGCCGCCGATGCGGATGTGCGAACTGCTGGCGACGCTCGACGGGCCCGCCTACATCGAACGGGTGGCCCTGACCGACGCCCGGCAGAACATGCGCGCACGCAAGGCGGTGCGCAAGGCGCTCCGGAACCAGATCGAGGGGCGCGGGTTCTCCTTCGTCGAGGTTCTCTCCCCCTGCCCCAGCGGCTGGAAGGTCCCGCCCGATGAGGCGATGCACTGGGTGGAGAAGCACATGATCCCGGTTTTCCCGCTCCGGGTTTTCCGGGACCTCGACCGCAGCGGCCATGTCCCCAGGGGGATCGGTGCGCCCAAGGCGGCCGGGACACTCCTCGGGCCCGCGTCCCCCGCGGCCCGGACGGAAACGCCGGCCCCGGCGGCCGGGAGCGTGGCCCGGGGCGAAATCGGGGAAGAGGCGCTCACCCTGAGCGGGTTCGGCGGGCAGGGGGTCCTCTTCACGGGGCTCGCGCTGGCCGAGGGGGCCATGCGCGAGGGGCTGGAGGTCACCTGGATCCCCTCCTACGGGCCGGAAATGCGCGGGGGGACGGCCCACTGCCACCTGCATCTCTCCCGCAGTTCGATCGCCTCCCCCTGGATCAGCCGCCCCACGAGCCTGATCGCCTTCAACCAGCCCTCCATCGAAAAATTCGCCCCCGCGGTCCGTCCGGGAGGGCTCCTGCTTGCGAACACGTCGATGGTGAAGGAAGTCCCGGACCGGAAGGATATCCGGATCGTCAGGATCCCCTCCTACGAAATCGCCTCCGAACTGGGCAGCGCCAAATCGGCCAACATGGTCATGCTGGGCGCCTACCTGGAGCTGACCGGGGCGGTGGACCAGGAATCGATCCTGGCGGCGTTCGCCGAGAAAGGGACCCGGCCGGGGATGCTCCAGAGCAACCGCCGGGCGATCGAAGCCGGACGTCGGGCGGCGGTCGAAGCGGCGCAGCCCTGAACTCATTAAGATGTGATAAATCAGGGACTAATCCCGTTCCGCCCCTTTTCCCGGAGCGGCCGGGTCGACCGGAGAAATACCGGCTGGTAATACCCCCCGTATTATTTTAGAATGGGCCTGTCTGTCCGGGGGACCCGGTTCTTCCCGGCCGGAGAAATCGCCGACATGGACGGGCATCATCGGTCAGACGATCACGCGGGTGGAAGTGAAAGAGGGGTCGCAACCGCCCCTGCCCGGAGCCGCTCTCCCCACCTTGACTCGCAGAGGGTGAACCATGGAAAGAAAAAGGGTTACCATCGATGGTAACGAGGCCGCAGCCTATATCGCCTATCGCACAAGCGAGGTCATCGCGATATATCCCATCACCCCGTCGTCGCCGATGGGGGAATGGGCCGACGCCTGGACTGCCCGGAAGGTCAGGAACATCTGGGGGATGATTCCCTCGGTGACAGAGATGCAGAGTGAGGGGGGGGCGGCCGGGGCCGTCCACGGCGCGCTGCAGGCCGGCGCCCTGACCACCACGTTCACCGCATCGCAGGGGCTGCTCCTGATGATCCCCAACATGTTCAAGATCGCCGGGGAGCTGACGCCCACGGTCTTCAACGTCACCGCCCGCACCATCGCGACCCACGCGCTTTCGATCTACGGCGACCACAGCGATGTCATGGCCGTGCGCTCCACCGGCTGGGCGATGCTGGCCTCGGGCTCGGTGCAGGAAGTGATGGACATGACCCTGATCGCCCAGGCTGCGACGCTCCAGGCCCGCGTCCCATTCGTGCACTTCTTCGACGGGTTCCGGACCTCTCATGAAATCATGAAGATCGAGCAGCTCACGGACGAGGATATCCGGGCCATGATCGACGACGACCTGGTCCTGGCCCATCGCCTGCGCCGGCTCTCCCCCGACAACCCCGTCATCCGGGGGACGGCGCAGAACCCCGATGTCTTCTTCCAGGCACGGGAGGCCGCGAATCCCTTCTACCTGGCCGCCCCCGCCATCGTACAGAAGGCCATGGACCGGTTCGCCGCCGTCGTCGGGCGGCAGTATCACCTGTTCGACTACGTCGGCGCCCCGGACGCGGAGCGCGTGATCGTGCTGATGGGGTCGGGGGCGGAAGCGGCCGAGGAGACCGTCGAATACCTCGCCGACCGGAAGGAAAAGGTAGGTGTCCTGAAAGTCCGCCTTTACCGTCCTTTCTCCGGGGAAGCCATGCTCCGGGCGCTCCCGCGGTCGGTGCGCGCGCTGGCGGTGCTCGACCGGACCAAGGAGCCGGGCGCAGGCGGGGAGCCGCTGTACAAGGACGTGGTCACGGCGATCGCGGAATCCTTTTCCGCCGGCACCCTGCCGCTCACGGGCTTTCCCAAGGTGGTGGGGGGGCGCTACGGGCTCTCCTCGAAGGAATTCACCCCGGCCATGATCCGCGGCGTATTCGAGGAACTGAAAAAGGAGAATCCGAAAAACTATTTCAGCGTCGGGATCCACGACGACGTCACGGACAACTCCATCGATTACGACCCCGGGTTCAGCGTCGAGGGGGACGTCACCCGCTGCCTCTTCTACGGGCTGGGGGCGGACGGCACCGTCGGCGCCAACAAGAATTCCATCAAGATCATCGGTGAGGACACGCTCAACCACGCCCAGGGGTACTTCTCCTACGATTCGCGCAAGTCGGGCACAGTGACCGTGTCGCACCTCCGGTTCGGGGCCAAACCGATCCGCTCCACCTACCTCGTGGACAAGGCGAACTTCATCGCCTGCCACCAGTTCGTTTTCCTGGAACGGTACGACATGCTCCGGGACGCCGTCGAAGGGGCTACCTTCCTCCTGAACAGCCCCTACGGTCCCGACGAGGTCTGGGACCGGATCCCGCGGAGCGTGCAGCAGCGCATCATCGACAGGAAGATCCGTTTCTACGTCATCGACGGCTACAAGGTCGCGAAGGAGACGGGGATGGGCGCGCGGGTCAACACCATCATGCAGACCTGCTTCTTCGCCATTTCGGGGGTGCTGCCGCGCGACGAGGCGATCGACGCCATCAAGAAATCGATCCAGAAGACGTACGGGTCGAAGGGGGAGGAGGTCGTCCGGAAGAACTTCCGCGCGGTGGAGGAGACGCTGGCCAACCTTTTCGAGGTTGAGGTCCCCGCATCGCCTACCAGCAGCATCGAAAAACCGCCGGCGGTGCCGGAGGAGGCCCCCGATTTCGTGCAGACCTTCACCGCCCGCATCATCGAAGGGGAGGGGGACCGCCTCCCGGTGAGCGCCTTCTCCGTGGACGGGACCTTCCCGACGGGGACCGCCAGGTGGGAGAAGCGCAATATCGCTCTGGAGATCCCCTCGTGGGACCCGAACACCTGCATCCAGTGCGGCAAATGCGCCATATCCTGCCCGCACGCGAGCATCCGGATCAAGGCCTACGACGCCCGGCACCTGGAGACGGCGCCCCCCACCTTCAAGCATATGCAGGCGAAGGGGAAGGACCTGGAGCCGGGCATGATGTACACCGTCCAGGTGGCCCCGGAGGACTGCACCGGTTGCGGCGTGTGCGTGGGGATGTGCCCCGCGCGCAACCGGAAGGAGCCGAGGCTCAAGGCGATCAACATGGTGCCGCAGCCCCCGGTCCGCCTCGCCGAGCGGGAGAATTTCCGTTTCTTCCTCGAGTTGCCGGAGTACGACCGCCGGCTGCTGCGGCTGAGCAGCGTCAAGACCACCCAGCTGCTCGAGCCGCTCTTCGAGTTTTCCGGGGCGTGCGCCGGCTGTGGTGAGACCCCCTACATCAAGCTGCTGACGCAGCTTTTCGGAGACCGGGCCCTCATCGCCAACGCCACCGGGTGCTCCTCCATCTACGGTGCCAACCTCCCGACGACCCCCTATACCCGCAACCGGGACGGGAGGGGGCCGGCCTGGAGCAATTCGCTCTTCGAGGACAACGCCGAGTTCGGCCTGGGCTTCCGGCTGACGGTCGACCAGCACGCCGAAGTGGCCCGGGAGCTGGTCCGGGCGCTGGCGCCCCGGATCGGCGACGAGCTGGCGGGGCGGCTGCTC contains the following coding sequences:
- a CDS encoding DUF72 domain-containing protein encodes the protein MPAPFPPNLHVGTSSWSSTDWCGSFYPDSVDPGEMIRAYSEKLQTVEVDSTWYRTPSRKTVESWKTKTPAGFIFSAKVPRVISHDKYLEGCETELKEFISVMSGLGSRLGPMILQFPYVAKGKDPQEYRTGEDFVRRLKRFLPLLPSGFRWGIEIRNPLWVRPPLLDLLRGRSVSLVFIDYYTMDPLPKLAARGEVFTSSFVYVRFLGHRKEMDAAIGRAQDAGVRRRPFESLLLDRTPEMRAWIPPIKAVLAKAFQVYVYFNNHYAGYAPGSVELFDRLFAEAAPGPDPAPPR
- a CDS encoding Fic family protein, which codes for MRTYEKTHPWLKFQADLHGLSPSTWMALGECQSKCEHIARVPLRPSTAEELYKLFLAKGIAATTAIEGNTLTEDQVRRHLDGNLEVPPSLEYQKQEIDNVLAACNRILDDVATGGGEPLSAAAIQAHNREVLANLKLEEGVQPGQLRTHSVLVGKYRGAPAEDCEYLLDRLCQWLNGPDFRPQKGMEIAFATLKAILAHLYIAWIHPFGDGNGRTARLVEFEILIRSGVPAPAAHLPSNHYNQTRTEYYRQLDHAGRSGGEVTSFVAYAIQGFLDGLQGQLETIWNQQWDVAWRNYVHELFRDRGNPSQQRQRHLVLDLSRRQEPVPMAKLPEISPRLARAYALRTAKTLSRDVNALVRMGLLALTPKGYVARRQSILAFLPPRAKPQA
- a CDS encoding molybdopterin-dependent oxidoreductase; this translates as MADEAWTWKVPEASAQIKREMTRQDAFDRVSGRAIFTRDIALPGMLYAKILVSPRAHARIVKMDVTRAKELPGVRDILTWDDPDIASDSGTGADISASYSILTLPGTADFYQHPMGVAVAADSEEICDRALGLVEVEWEELPFLLDMEEAAGEDAPKIMPEVRRMMPFFPGAGAKRGPNVIGSEDRKIGDLEKGFAEADKVLEYTIRREMNTPAGVEAMVCVAQWKEGGLDLWVHHQANPQSDLSSPRGMGGMGMFPFGGARGEPAFTHWSKIRVTFPYQGSWYGGLAWLAYSNSFVRLAAVLARRAAGRPVKLLYDESGFYCGGDEAGTYRCKVGAKRDGTITAFHWHMTGARNPAVDKTYECTKIPNIRGSQTWPLTNKGFQECFRHGAAACVPHNVMFDLVAAEFGLDPTEVALLNDGCQGHDWDFITRYQEENGFPRRHSLREVVEMGKEAIDWDRKWHPPAARRLPSGRMHGMGFTSINEWHWGAGMMSFVSNSHACLMLQNGKVTIVGLRCDMGIDTESGYRHSVAAEIGLKYEDVLIQERRVDNGAWSLAQPAGSSGMVNAASQLVLAARELKGKILEIAAATGAMPMGFMMGAPGGAKTPQAKKPEDFDIRDSMIFEKADPERKRPLAQVAGGFMSQSPVVAHPEVRPPIAMMTEMMGGGRKYYVMGRQAHFIEAEVDVETGRVHVTGIVCVNDVGHIFNRRGCEAQQYGGAVMGLGKSATEEKVFCPRTGVGLNFDLAHYHFATMNDYPAVRCLLNESHLGYGAYGSFGIGENVGAALAAITSSAIHNATGKWILDHPITPDRVLRALGKI
- a CDS encoding ferredoxin family protein, whose translation is MSDRGDVIIAHHLCKGCRLCVVSCPAKVLEQGTVLNRQGYNAAVYKGSGCTGCGICFYVCPEPGAITVRVRTLGEGKPAA
- the vorB gene encoding 3-methyl-2-oxobutanoate dehydrogenase subunit VorB is translated as MRLLMKGNEAVVRGAVAAGCRAYFGYPITPASEIAEMASLLLPDSGGVFVPAESEIGAIQMLFGASSAGARAMTASSGPGISLMQEGISYMAGALLPGVIVDVQRAGPGLGNLGVEQGDYHQVVKAGGHGCYRTPVFAPNSVQEMCDLTIHAFDVADRYRTPVMVLADGALGQMMEPVEITAGAAEAPEKPWAVTGTARTRGNLITSILLEHEKQEIHITGLEKTYAEIERNEVRWEEIRTEDAEILVVAFGISSRIARAAVDMARDQGVRVGLLRPISLLPFPARRLRQLAGKVYAIMVLELNSGQMVDDVRLHVGGITPVELMRRTGGMMPAAEEVAEALRKMEKECVGNKA
- a CDS encoding 2-ketoisovalerate ferredoxin oxidoreductase is translated as MWETKHSRSASFYDRFERKGGDTEITHYCPGCGHGVLQKLIAEAIDDFGIQDRTILVGSVGCSIFMYYYLDVGNISSSHGRAPAVATGVKRARPEAVVFCYQGDGDLAAIGGNEILHAANRGESIAVFFVNNGIYGMTGGQMAPTTPLGERTTTSPRGRSFEVEGPPMRMCELLATLDGPAYIERVALTDARQNMRARKAVRKALRNQIEGRGFSFVEVLSPCPSGWKVPPDEAMHWVEKHMIPVFPLRVFRDLDRSGHVPRGIGAPKAAGTLLGPASPAARTETPAPAAGSVARGEIGEEALTLSGFGGQGVLFTGLALAEGAMREGLEVTWIPSYGPEMRGGTAHCHLHLSRSSIASPWISRPTSLIAFNQPSIEKFAPAVRPGGLLLANTSMVKEVPDRKDIRIVRIPSYEIASELGSAKSANMVMLGAYLELTGAVDQESILAAFAEKGTRPGMLQSNRRAIEAGRRAAVEAAQP